A stretch of Lactuca sativa cultivar Salinas chromosome 6, Lsat_Salinas_v11, whole genome shotgun sequence DNA encodes these proteins:
- the LOC128126939 gene encoding uncharacterized protein LOC128126939, whose amino-acid sequence MVNWRIRQEWEEYDLQSSYADNPSMFSIRLNYGGVCTKFPGRKYIKGKMKYVDGIDSDLFSVHDMDEIMELLDCVEPGKSIYYHFKRPTWDLDFGLYALGCDEDINHFRSYVYEHKVIEVYT is encoded by the exons ATGGTGAACTGGAGGATTAGGCAAGAATGGGAGGAATACGATCTCCAAAGCTCATATG CTGACAATCCATCTATGTTCTCGATACGATTGAACTATGGTGGAGTTTGTACGAAGTTTCCAGGCCGCAAATACATAAAGGGGAAGATGAAATATGTTGATGGCATTGATAGTGACTTGTTCTCGGTGCATGATATGGATGAGATAATGGAATTGCTTGATTGTGTGGAACCAGGTAAAAGTATTTACTATCATTTCAAACGACCAACCTGGGATTTAGATTTTGGGTTGTATGCTTTGGGCTGTGACGAAGATATAAACCACTTTAGGTCATACGTTTATGAACACAAGGTGATAGAAGTGTATACATAA